TctcggggaaaaaaatgaaatggaacaaGGCAAGTTTCGTGTCTGACAGGAGGTTATGGATGCACAGCAGGCCTTCCGCAGCGAGAGAGCTCGTTTCTCACGTTGCGTCGCAAGAAAACTTTGACCGAATCTTAATATTTTGACTCCAAGAAATTACTTtgcgtagtttttttttattctcccgTTTGTGTGCGCCGAGTGTCACAGCTGAAGGTCCTTCAGGAAGCGTAAGGTTCTATCTGATGTTTACCTGGTTGAAAAGGAAGAAACAATAAAACCTTATTATGGAGACTGCAGAGGATCAGCTTTGTCCAAATGCTGAAAAGCCATCATATTACCAGTGTTTTCACCAAGTACACAATGGATGGACTCTCATGCTTTGGCCATATAACCCTCAAAAGCTCTATGCGTATGTATTATCAGTTACGAACAGTCCAGACATCCATGAAGAGGACTGGCTTTAACAAGCCTCTTTTTAATGACATCGAAACAGCCAGTGGGATAAAACAGCAGCCTTCAGGCACTTGTGAAACACATTTCTCTGggattatttctttttgttatttggTTTCAGCCAGaatctatttttattaaatgtagaGAATTACATACACAATTAATTAATAGGTTTATTTGTCctccagtaaaaaaataaaaacatgatcaATTTCCTCTGGATGAAGAAAAGCTTTCTCCATTACCCTCCGATATGCTATTCAATCAACAAACGGTAATTAATAATGTTAATTGTGCATTTGAAgacaggtaaataaataatatggatCACTAATCCTGAATTTATATGTCACTAATCCCGCATTTAAATAGAGACAAAGCACTCCTAATTTCTCCTAAAAAAAGTATGCCTTCAATTATCCATAAACAACTGTAAATGCCAAACCttgggaaataaatatttttcaataaaattaaaaaaaaatccaaaatgtgtCTGTAGACGGCACACTGAAATGGATATCATTTGTCTTTTATTGCCACGGGAGGTCACAGTCCATAAAATCAGGGAATGTCAGAATAGCGACAGACAGTGACCAAAGGAAATTAAGCACAGCTACAGAGAGAGCTATTAACGAGATCACATAAAAGATAACATAAAGGTAACATCGTCCCGACGTAATGCACAAAAGCCCAGGACTACTGCACCACCATAAGCAGCGATCTGTGATATGCAGGTAATAACACGCAGAACTGCTGTCACGCAGCGTTACCCTGTCCAAAGGAAAAGCAATGAAAGGCCTTTGGCACAATACCCCGAGTGCTTCTATTGTTTTTGACAGATTAATCAGGTTTTCTCACAGATAAATCCATAAATAGCTCTTAGACAGAATGTTAAATGCTACCTGCACATTTCCGGCTAACGTCTGGAAGACGACAAACCACAGAGAGCGAAGAACCACACGCCCCGGGAGCACTGGCCTGTACTATTTATCACGTGCGTGTTCGCGTAACACGGACGTCACTTTTCAGGTTAGcggctgacctttgaccttacGTACGGCGCTACTGACTGATGACGTGTGTCTGTCCGCCTCTCCCCCGCAGAGCATGACGCAAACATGAGCGGCGCCCAGAcggaagcagcagcagcagcagcagcagaggagaGGCCCGCCAGCGACGAGCTGGAGTGCAAGATCTGCTACCAGCGCTACAATGCCCACAACCGCAAGCCCAAGATCCTGGACTGCCTGCACAGGGTGTGCGCCCGCTGCCTCAACAAGATCCTGGACATGGGCGACGGCTCGCAGTTCATCAGCTGCCCGTTCTGCCGCCACGAGACCGAGGTCACCGAGTACGAGGTGGCGGGGCTGCCCGACGACTCCAACATCATGTCCAAGCTGGCCACGCGGGACAAGTCCTGGAGCTCGGACAGCAAGGAGGTGGTCCTGACCCCAAAGAACCTCTCGTCCTCCAGCCCGTCCCACGACTCCTCCAACTGCCTGGTCATCACCATCATGGAGGTGCAGAGGGACCTGCAGCGCTCGCCCAGCCGAAACGGCAGCTCGGACTACTACGCGGAGCAGAGCCTGGACTCCGTGTCCGTCACCTCCAACGGCCCCGCGGACCAGGACGTCTTCTCCAAGTTCTGCAACCACGTGCCCAGGATACTGGTCTGGCTGCTGGGCTTCTTCTACTTCGGCTCCCTGCCGCTGGGGATCTACCTGCTGGTGATCCAGCGGGTGACGCTGGGCATCGTGTGCGTGAGCCTGGTGCCCTCCagcctgactgtgtgtctggtgtACGGGTTCTGCCAGTGCCTGTGCCAGGGCATGTGCGACTGCTCCTCCCGGAGCTGAATGCGTGTGCCGGGGCACTGCCCGCTCCCCACGGCCTGGCGCCTGAGGCAGAGACGCACAGTACCTCCAACGCCAGCCGCCCACTTTCAatgatgctttaaaaaaaatttaaaaaaagaaagacaaaaaaaggtgGAGATTCCTCTCCGCAACACCTCTCCCATGAGTTGTCATAAATGTCAGTTGTCCCACATCAGAACCAGGTGTAGAtcgggatttttttttttaaaacacagagcaCTCCTTAAGAGTAATGTAACCTGGTAAGATGCACTATAGCACTTGCACTTATTAGTATTACATTGTGGACGAGTACTGTGGTTTTGCTGTCAACCCTGGGATGATGTGACGTGTTACTTATGCCCTGAAGTAGTCAActtgtctttgtttctttgaatTTCACGAATCTGATCCAGAATGCTTCAGTCTAAGATTTGAGACCTGTAAAGTGGTCTTCAAAGGGACCTCTGccttaaaaaaggaaaggggaACTACAGTACCAACTGCAGACAACCACAGAAATCAAATgggaggtttttaaaaattgattttgtatttatttataaaatacattaaattgaaAGCGCAAAATTACAGATCCAAATGGTCTCATAATgaagtttatttgtgtgttgcTGTTCTAAATAGTGACTTGTCTGCTGTTAAAAAAATCTATGTAAAATTCATAGCTATCATTCATGTGCCAACATTGACATTTTAGGTTCTTCTAAATGTTTGATGTTAAAACTGTGAACACTAGAATGTTTGACTGttcttaaatcatttttaacattttcatcttaaataatatgcaatgatt
Above is a genomic segment from Anguilla rostrata isolate EN2019 chromosome 16, ASM1855537v3, whole genome shotgun sequence containing:
- the zgc:165481 gene encoding E3 ubiquitin-protein ligase RNF182 — protein: MSGAQTEAAAAAAAEERPASDELECKICYQRYNAHNRKPKILDCLHRVCARCLNKILDMGDGSQFISCPFCRHETEVTEYEVAGLPDDSNIMSKLATRDKSWSSDSKEVVLTPKNLSSSSPSHDSSNCLVITIMEVQRDLQRSPSRNGSSDYYAEQSLDSVSVTSNGPADQDVFSKFCNHVPRILVWLLGFFYFGSLPLGIYLLVIQRVTLGIVCVSLVPSSLTVCLVYGFCQCLCQGMCDCSSRS